One window of the Rufibacter radiotolerans genome contains the following:
- a CDS encoding SDR family oxidoreductase, translating into MASYTEPMLRDNALKGKTIIITGGGTGLGKSMGLYFLALGANLVITSRKMDVLEQSAREMAEKTGGHVLPVACDVRKPLEVEAMLKATLDKFGAVHALLNNAAGNFISPTERLSPKAFDVIVDIVLKGSYNCTLTLGKHWIANEQPGTILNIVTTYAWTGSGYVVPSATAKAGVLAMTRSLAAEWAKYGIRSNAIAPGPFPTEGAWSRLFPEALAKKLDPLNRIPVKRYGEHQELANLAAYLISDYSAYINGEVVTIDGGEWLYGGGEFNYLDQVPQDMWDTIEQMVRGKKEKE; encoded by the coding sequence ATGGCCTCCTATACTGAACCAATGCTGCGTGACAATGCGCTGAAGGGAAAAACAATTATCATTACCGGCGGCGGGACCGGCCTGGGTAAATCCATGGGCCTGTATTTCCTGGCCCTGGGTGCGAACCTGGTCATCACCAGCCGCAAGATGGACGTGCTGGAGCAGTCTGCCCGGGAAATGGCGGAGAAGACCGGAGGACATGTGCTGCCCGTGGCCTGTGATGTGCGCAAACCCCTGGAGGTAGAGGCCATGCTGAAGGCCACCCTGGATAAGTTTGGTGCCGTGCATGCCTTGTTGAACAATGCGGCCGGCAATTTCATCAGCCCCACGGAACGTTTGTCGCCTAAGGCTTTTGATGTGATTGTAGACATCGTTCTCAAAGGTAGTTACAACTGTACTCTTACACTTGGTAAGCACTGGATTGCCAACGAGCAGCCTGGTACTATCCTCAACATCGTGACTACCTACGCCTGGACTGGTTCTGGGTACGTGGTGCCCTCCGCTACTGCCAAAGCGGGGGTGCTGGCCATGACCCGCTCCCTGGCCGCTGAGTGGGCCAAGTACGGCATCCGGTCCAACGCCATCGCGCCGGGTCCTTTCCCTACCGAAGGCGCCTGGAGCCGGTTGTTCCCTGAGGCCCTGGCCAAAAAGCTGGACCCTTTAAACCGCATTCCGGTGAAGCGCTATGGTGAGCACCAGGAGTTGGCGAACCTGGCGGCTTACCTTATCTCAGACTACTCTGCTTACATTAACGGGGAGGTGGTGACCATTGACGGGGGTGAGTGGCTCTACGGCGGCGGCGAATTCAATTACCTGGATCAGGTACCCCAAGATATGTGGGACACCATTGAGCAGATGGTGCGCGGTAAGAAAGAGAAGGAATAA
- a CDS encoding phytoene desaturase family protein, protein MAQRTLVAACGATKPARIGFCLYMETKKVQVAIIGAGFGGLTAAALLAQKGLQVAVVEQNKYPGGCASSYKRKGYWFETGATTLVGLDPDMPLRYLLDQTDIQLPALRLETPMQVRLTDGTVITRFPGLEDWIREAERVFGPEGQQAFWETCYAISRKVWRTSLRQLSFPFSNLSDVWEAVMSVRWEQIGLVPLAFSTMRDLLSRHKLLDNERFVQFVDQQLLITAQNYHPEVNVLFGATALCYTLYGNYYLPGGLRQLAERVVQYLEEKQGQMLYGRVVQKVVPLPQGGYEVTTDKGLIEAEFVFFNVPINNVHSLYQEENIKRKLKPILLPAEEVNGAVTWGIVFDRTLTTPQVLHHQLHVPGGVPFIGSDSIFVSLSHPEDELRAPKGKCVASVSTHVHHPHTTWITQKKDLEKWVVRFLAEQGFFKEEDVHFVQAATPGAWIEWTGREWGQVGGYPQYQRIKPWQMKDARLDGKKAYLCGDTVYPGQGIPGVCLSGIIAAKKLLRDHF, encoded by the coding sequence ATGGCACAAAGAACGCTGGTAGCAGCCTGCGGCGCAACAAAACCCGCCAGAATTGGTTTCTGCTTGTACATGGAGACAAAGAAGGTACAGGTAGCCATTATTGGCGCCGGGTTTGGCGGACTTACGGCGGCGGCCTTGCTGGCCCAGAAAGGCCTGCAGGTAGCCGTGGTGGAACAGAACAAATATCCGGGCGGCTGCGCCTCTTCTTACAAACGCAAAGGTTACTGGTTTGAGACCGGCGCCACCACCTTGGTGGGATTGGACCCGGACATGCCGCTGCGTTACCTTTTGGACCAGACAGACATCCAACTGCCGGCCCTTCGGTTAGAGACCCCCATGCAGGTGCGCCTAACAGATGGGACGGTAATAACACGCTTTCCAGGTCTTGAAGATTGGATAAGGGAAGCCGAACGGGTTTTCGGGCCTGAAGGCCAGCAGGCGTTTTGGGAAACCTGTTATGCCATCAGCCGGAAAGTATGGCGCACCTCCTTAAGGCAATTGAGTTTTCCTTTTAGTAATCTTTCTGATGTTTGGGAAGCGGTTATGTCGGTGCGCTGGGAGCAGATTGGATTGGTACCGCTGGCTTTTAGCACTATGCGCGATTTGCTTTCCCGGCACAAGTTATTGGATAACGAACGGTTTGTGCAGTTTGTGGACCAGCAACTTTTGATCACAGCCCAGAATTACCATCCAGAAGTGAATGTCTTGTTCGGGGCTACCGCCCTGTGTTACACCTTATATGGGAACTACTACCTGCCCGGCGGACTCAGGCAACTCGCCGAAAGGGTGGTGCAGTACCTGGAGGAAAAACAAGGCCAAATGCTGTACGGCAGGGTTGTGCAGAAAGTAGTGCCTTTACCTCAAGGCGGATACGAAGTTACCACCGATAAAGGCTTAATAGAAGCGGAGTTCGTGTTTTTCAACGTGCCCATAAACAATGTCCATTCCCTTTACCAGGAAGAGAATATAAAACGAAAATTGAAGCCCATTTTGCTTCCAGCCGAGGAAGTAAACGGAGCAGTTACTTGGGGCATTGTCTTTGACCGGACACTCACTACACCGCAAGTGCTGCACCACCAATTGCATGTGCCAGGTGGCGTTCCGTTTATTGGGAGCGACAGTATTTTTGTAAGCCTTAGTCACCCAGAGGACGAGCTGCGTGCGCCCAAAGGAAAATGCGTGGCCTCGGTGAGTACGCACGTGCACCACCCGCACACCACCTGGATTACGCAGAAAAAGGATCTGGAGAAATGGGTGGTACGGTTTCTGGCAGAGCAGGGATTCTTTAAGGAGGAAGACGTCCATTTCGTGCAGGCTGCCACCCCTGGGGCCTGGATTGAATGGACCGGGCGGGAGTGGGGCCAGGTAGGCGGCTACCCGCAGTACCAGCGCATTAAACCCTGGCAAATGAAAGATGCCAGGCTAGATGGTAAGAAAGCCTATCTCTGCGGAGATACCGTATACCCTGGCCAGGGAATTCCGGGGGTGTGCCTGAGCGGAATCATCGCCGCTAAAAAGCTTCTGCGGGATCATTTTTAG
- a CDS encoding SDR family oxidoreductase, which translates to MATKTISVMGCGWLGLPLAEKLVTMGYQVKGSTTTPGKKAVLQEKGIQPFFLSFPENMPKTELQEFLTAEVLVINLPPSRSSYEASTYEQLLATVLEARSTTLKAILFVSSTSVYPDLNREVFEEEALASPEATSLMLRCEYLVQQVPKVTSTIVRFGGLMGGNRHPGRFLAGKTAVPNPTGPVNMIHLADCVALITEILRQQKWGYTFNACAPVHPSREEFYTVAAQQLGLVPPVFSHQEKTSFKLINSDYLQKKLHYSFQFPDPIQCLSSPGF; encoded by the coding sequence ATGGCAACAAAAACAATAAGTGTAATGGGCTGCGGCTGGCTAGGATTGCCCCTAGCCGAAAAGCTGGTAACAATGGGCTACCAGGTGAAGGGGTCTACCACCACTCCCGGTAAAAAAGCCGTGCTTCAGGAAAAAGGCATCCAGCCGTTTTTTCTGTCTTTTCCAGAAAACATGCCCAAAACGGAGTTACAGGAATTCTTAACGGCTGAGGTATTAGTCATTAATCTTCCGCCCTCCAGATCTTCTTATGAAGCAAGCACTTATGAGCAGCTACTTGCTACCGTACTGGAAGCCAGATCCACTACATTAAAAGCAATTCTGTTTGTCTCCTCCACCTCGGTTTACCCCGACCTGAACCGCGAGGTATTTGAAGAAGAAGCCTTGGCCTCCCCTGAGGCTACTTCCCTTATGCTTAGGTGCGAATATCTGGTGCAGCAGGTTCCTAAGGTAACCTCCACGATAGTCCGCTTTGGTGGACTCATGGGTGGCAACCGGCACCCTGGCCGTTTCCTGGCGGGCAAGACTGCGGTTCCTAACCCAACGGGTCCTGTGAACATGATCCACCTGGCGGACTGTGTGGCCCTAATAACGGAAATCCTTCGGCAGCAAAAGTGGGGTTATACCTTTAACGCCTGCGCCCCTGTGCACCCGTCCAGAGAGGAATTCTATACTGTAGCGGCCCAACAATTAGGGTTGGTCCCCCCAGTTTTCTCGCACCAGGAAAAGACTAGCTTCAAACTCATCAACAGCGATTACCTCCAGAAAAAACTCCACTACTCTTTCCAATTCCCAGACCCGATCCAGTGTTTGTCTTCACCCGGGTTTTAA